A window from Synergistaceae bacterium DZ-S4 encodes these proteins:
- a CDS encoding 3-deoxy-D-manno-octulosonic acid transferase has protein sequence MKNKYSEGYEERRGFQSAELLEKLAGRRPFWVHGVSVGEVQALIPVIRSSRDSGYNGPIVISTTTETGKEMAFRLGEGLFDRHIYYPWDKKDFVQRSVRSMDPWAFATAETELWPNMLWELRDASVPAFLVNGRISDRTWKRMNGPLAKKIGASVYSLFTEIFLREKRDVERLISIGVPEAKLDLLGDTKTDALLSRKDKPAAERWKKIFEADRYKIFIAGSTHTGEDEQVLRAFEILRGRFGRTKLIVAPRHPERAEEVLALAKQKFSAGLLSSEDCGNDVIIVDRIGVLFELYGTAASAFVGGSFADKGGQNILEPASWGIPVQYGPHMEDFAEASDEFIKLGIATQVPDAGSLGEVWSKIMERSGGEEGERIRRISEQYFERSSGSSVKTWERIYRYHDPV, from the coding sequence CTGAAAAATAAGTACAGCGAAGGCTATGAAGAGAGGAGGGGGTTTCAGTCAGCTGAATTGCTTGAAAAGCTTGCGGGAAGAAGGCCCTTTTGGGTCCACGGAGTCTCTGTCGGCGAAGTACAGGCGCTGATCCCTGTCATAAGGTCATCAAGAGACTCAGGATATAACGGACCTATCGTAATATCAACGACGACTGAAACGGGAAAAGAGATGGCCTTTCGTCTGGGAGAAGGCCTATTTGACCGCCACATATACTATCCCTGGGACAAAAAAGATTTTGTTCAAAGGTCTGTCAGAAGTATGGACCCATGGGCATTCGCCACAGCAGAGACCGAACTGTGGCCCAATATGCTGTGGGAGCTCAGGGATGCTTCCGTGCCCGCTTTCCTGGTTAACGGAAGGATCTCTGACAGGACATGGAAACGCATGAACGGGCCTTTAGCGAAAAAAATCGGAGCATCGGTCTACAGTCTCTTTACAGAGATATTCCTGAGAGAGAAGAGAGACGTTGAGAGGCTCATTTCAATAGGGGTCCCCGAAGCAAAACTCGATCTGCTCGGAGACACGAAAACTGATGCCCTTTTGTCAAGAAAAGACAAGCCTGCAGCTGAGAGATGGAAGAAAATTTTTGAGGCTGACAGATATAAAATATTCATAGCGGGAAGTACACACACCGGAGAAGACGAGCAAGTCCTAAGGGCTTTTGAGATCCTAAGAGGAAGGTTCGGCCGGACAAAGCTGATCGTCGCTCCCAGACATCCGGAAAGGGCTGAAGAAGTTCTTGCTCTTGCAAAGCAGAAGTTCAGTGCGGGTCTGCTGTCATCCGAAGACTGCGGCAATGATGTCATCATCGTAGACAGGATCGGTGTGCTTTTTGAGCTTTACGGGACGGCAGCTTCTGCGTTTGTCGGCGGAAGTTTTGCGGATAAGGGCGGACAGAACATCCTTGAGCCTGCATCATGGGGCATCCCTGTGCAATATGGTCCCCATATGGAAGACTTCGCCGAGGCGTCAGATGAGTTCATAAAACTCGGCATAGCGACACAGGTGCCTGACGCCGGGAGCCTTGGCGAGGTATGGTCAAAGATAATGGAAAGATCCGGCGGTGAAGAGGGCGAGCGCATCAGGAGGATCAGTGAACAATATTTTGAGCGCTCTTCCGGATCTTCTGTGAAGACATGGGAGCGTATTTACAGATACCATGATCCGGTCTGA
- a CDS encoding alanine/ornithine racemase family PLP-dependent enzyme, with translation MSYPLLRVHLDVMECNINRIVSKCAEHGISVWAVTKGLSCPLELARRLSGTKITALADSRIMNISRMKKDGIKAPFALIRIPMRSEIEDVIALADYSLVSDMGTLELMSKECESKRKEHSVLIMADMGDLREGFWPDEAEAIAAGLKKLSPALKIAGIGVNYGCASGVLPSKESMARFLSFGEKIESELGRKLEIFSGGATTRSLIAIDGGLFPKRINNLRIGEGYLLGSDKSSGVIVPWLRQDTMELEAELVEVRRKPTKPIGEIGRDAFGNVPHFEDRGNRFRGILAIGRQDVNIGGLTPLDDGVEIITASSDHLLVDIEDCQKRHKVGDILRFSLDYPAMLSSSTSPYVTKIYEG, from the coding sequence ATGTCATACCCGTTACTCAGAGTTCATCTTGATGTCATGGAGTGCAACATAAACAGGATCGTATCAAAGTGCGCCGAACACGGGATATCCGTCTGGGCTGTCACCAAAGGCCTCTCATGCCCCCTGGAGCTCGCCAGGCGGCTTTCGGGAACAAAGATAACCGCATTGGCAGACAGCAGAATAATGAATATAAGCAGAATGAAGAAGGATGGCATCAAAGCTCCTTTTGCCCTGATAAGGATACCCATGCGGTCAGAGATCGAAGATGTTATAGCGCTCGCCGACTATTCCCTTGTCTCAGATATGGGAACTCTTGAACTGATGTCTAAGGAATGCGAATCAAAAAGGAAGGAACATTCCGTCCTCATTATGGCAGACATGGGAGATCTAAGGGAGGGGTTTTGGCCGGATGAAGCCGAAGCTATAGCGGCGGGTCTGAAAAAGTTGAGCCCAGCGCTCAAAATTGCCGGAATAGGAGTGAATTACGGCTGTGCCAGCGGAGTCCTTCCGTCGAAGGAAAGCATGGCGAGATTCCTCTCCTTTGGCGAAAAGATCGAATCCGAGCTTGGAAGGAAGCTCGAAATATTTTCCGGAGGTGCGACTACACGATCACTTATAGCGATCGACGGAGGACTGTTCCCGAAGAGGATAAACAACCTGAGAATAGGTGAAGGATACCTTCTTGGATCGGACAAATCCTCGGGGGTGATAGTTCCATGGCTTAGGCAGGATACCATGGAACTCGAAGCGGAACTGGTCGAAGTCCGCCGGAAACCCACAAAGCCCATAGGCGAAATAGGCAGGGATGCATTTGGAAACGTACCCCATTTTGAGGACAGGGGGAACAGGTTCCGCGGGATACTTGCAATAGGGAGGCAGGACGTAAACATCGGAGGACTCACTCCGCTTGATGACGGTGTCGAGATAATCACTGCTTCGAGCGACCACCTCCTTGTAGACATCGAGGACTGCCAGAAGAGGCACAAAGTCGGGGATATACTCCGGTTCAGCCTCGACTATCCTGCTATGCTCTCTTCGTCGACATCTCCTTATGTGACAAAAATATATGAAGGGTAG
- a CDS encoding homoserine dehydrogenase — MKILFIGFGNVAKEMARIFTEKNLYPALDISPEVIGIFTGRHGGLENSEGIGLNTVLAELRQNNRLAADESELSPLTPLEAAEKLDYDVLVELSALSIRGRGEPAASHIRAALKRGKSVASANKGPVSFRYGELRDLAEKNGALYLFESAVMDGAPLFSFCRRCMKGATVRGFSGILNGTTNFILSHMEEGGSLEEGIKTAQEAGIAEADPSMDVDGWDPAAKAAALANVLMGSDITPLDVEREGIRSVTPEMAQDAVSRGMRLKLICRGSREGNTVRTSVRVEEVSRDDIFCLISHYGSAVRIESDLMHPNTIVQECPDLLDTAYGVIEDLITIRDHIKSRNDRRLE; from the coding sequence ATGAAAATACTTTTTATTGGATTTGGAAATGTGGCAAAAGAGATGGCCAGGATATTCACCGAAAAAAACCTTTACCCTGCCCTAGATATCTCACCTGAAGTCATTGGCATTTTCACAGGCCGGCACGGAGGTCTGGAGAACAGTGAAGGCATCGGCTTAAATACCGTACTTGCGGAACTAAGACAGAACAACAGGCTTGCCGCGGACGAGAGTGAACTCTCCCCGCTTACTCCTCTTGAGGCTGCCGAAAAACTTGATTATGATGTGCTGGTGGAGCTGTCCGCACTTTCGATCAGGGGAAGAGGCGAGCCGGCCGCCTCCCACATCAGGGCAGCGCTCAAAAGGGGAAAGTCTGTAGCTTCGGCAAACAAGGGCCCTGTGAGCTTCCGTTACGGGGAGTTAAGGGATCTTGCGGAGAAGAACGGAGCCCTCTACCTGTTCGAATCTGCCGTGATGGACGGGGCGCCTCTGTTCAGCTTCTGTCGCCGCTGCATGAAGGGTGCGACGGTAAGGGGTTTCTCAGGGATACTCAACGGGACCACCAACTTCATACTTTCACACATGGAAGAGGGAGGTTCTCTGGAAGAGGGCATAAAAACAGCACAGGAAGCAGGCATAGCGGAGGCAGACCCTTCGATGGACGTTGACGGATGGGATCCTGCCGCAAAGGCCGCGGCCCTGGCAAATGTCCTGATGGGCTCTGATATCACCCCCCTGGATGTTGAGAGGGAAGGGATCAGGTCCGTCACGCCTGAAATGGCTCAGGACGCGGTCAGTAGAGGCATGAGGCTCAAACTTATCTGCAGGGGCAGCAGAGAGGGGAATACCGTCCGCACCTCTGTAAGAGTAGAGGAGGTAAGCAGGGACGACATATTTTGCCTCATATCCCATTACGGCTCCGCTGTACGTATAGAATCGGACCTGATGCATCCAAACACGATAGTGCAGGAGTGTCCTGACCTTCTGGATACGGCATATGGTGTGATAGAGGACCTTATAACAATAAGGGATCACATTAAAAGTCGTAACGATCGACGGCTGGAATAG
- the kdsB gene encoding 3-deoxy-manno-octulosonate cytidylyltransferase gives MNLPRILGVIPSRFASTRLAGKPLLDICGKPMVEHVYRRAVASGVFFRVVIATDDERIYNAAEKFGGDVLMTRADHPDGSSRVAEVARSIDTDYVINIQGDEPMLDPRMLRELAEGIVSDPGADSATVCVPITDDKDFSNPNIVKVVTDQRGRALYFSRSPIPFRRNDTECPVWEHLGIYAFTKEFLLKFVELPSTPLMQSESLEQLRILEHGYTMAVIATKYPSLGPNVNTEEDLQTVRKILAEEKEKNKSQ, from the coding sequence ATGAATTTACCAAGGATACTCGGTGTGATACCTTCCAGGTTCGCATCTACAAGGCTGGCCGGCAAACCGCTTCTTGATATCTGCGGGAAACCGATGGTAGAACACGTTTACAGGCGAGCTGTGGCTTCGGGCGTTTTTTTCAGAGTCGTGATAGCGACCGATGATGAGAGGATATACAACGCGGCCGAAAAATTCGGAGGAGACGTCCTGATGACGAGGGCAGACCACCCTGACGGTTCCAGCAGGGTGGCAGAGGTCGCAAGATCCATAGATACCGACTACGTTATAAATATCCAGGGAGACGAACCGATGCTCGATCCAAGGATGCTCAGGGAACTTGCCGAGGGTATAGTATCCGACCCCGGAGCCGATTCGGCTACTGTGTGCGTTCCGATCACGGACGACAAAGACTTCAGCAACCCCAATATCGTCAAGGTAGTTACAGACCAAAGAGGCAGGGCGCTCTATTTCAGCAGGTCGCCCATACCTTTCAGGCGAAACGACACTGAATGTCCGGTATGGGAGCACCTGGGGATATATGCCTTCACTAAGGAATTCCTGCTGAAATTCGTCGAACTGCCCTCAACTCCGCTGATGCAGTCAGAATCATTGGAGCAGCTCAGGATATTGGAACACGGTTACACGATGGCAGTGATAGCTACAAAATATCCATCACTGGGCCCCAACGTCAACACAGAGGAAGACCTGCAGACAGTCAGAAAGATCCTTGCGGAAGAAAAGGAAAAGAACAAATCGCAATGA
- a CDS encoding rhodanese-like domain-containing protein yields MKKISGTILIASMALALMTLPLSAQTSVPAAGTTQPAAPVQQKTETPSVQTDPAQKTAAQPAESIPQVRPLKPSPMEVGEPETEESLLVSAEWLKKNKGQVILVDARPESLYTGGHIPGAVNASWTYFANMNAPTGTKKWGTIWQPATMAKRIGALGINGKKPVVVYDDAGGWGQSGWTLWILRMSGIKNAKILEGGLTAWKKTGGAISRSVHKNKAVSFSIKQFKEHYLVDTDWINNNMGKSGLVLLDVRTPAEYQGKIRPFQEKRAGHLPGAANIEMQNFVNGDYHFKEAEEIVELLQKHGITPDNEIVVYDTAGVRASFVTMALRYAGFHKSQCYDEGFQAWAGNAELPLERAE; encoded by the coding sequence ATGAAAAAGATATCCGGTACGATTTTGATCGCATCCATGGCACTTGCTCTCATGACCCTTCCCCTTTCGGCACAGACATCCGTACCTGCGGCCGGCACGACACAGCCCGCAGCTCCGGTCCAGCAAAAGACCGAAACACCGTCGGTCCAGACGGACCCGGCACAGAAAACAGCGGCCCAGCCTGCAGAGAGCATTCCCCAGGTAAGGCCCCTGAAACCATCTCCGATGGAAGTGGGGGAACCCGAGACAGAAGAATCACTTCTGGTCTCTGCCGAGTGGCTGAAGAAAAATAAGGGGCAGGTCATCCTTGTGGATGCAAGACCGGAAAGCCTTTATACGGGAGGACACATACCAGGTGCGGTCAACGCGAGCTGGACATATTTTGCAAACATGAACGCTCCGACCGGCACAAAAAAATGGGGAACGATATGGCAGCCTGCGACAATGGCAAAGAGGATCGGAGCCCTGGGAATAAACGGCAAGAAACCGGTCGTTGTATACGATGACGCAGGAGGCTGGGGGCAGAGCGGCTGGACCCTATGGATACTCAGGATGAGCGGCATCAAGAACGCAAAGATACTTGAGGGTGGCTTAACCGCCTGGAAGAAAACAGGAGGCGCAATCTCCAGATCTGTCCATAAAAACAAGGCTGTATCATTTTCGATCAAACAATTCAAGGAACATTATCTTGTAGACACAGACTGGATAAACAACAATATGGGCAAGAGCGGGTTAGTCCTGCTTGATGTCCGGACACCCGCAGAGTATCAGGGTAAAATAAGGCCTTTCCAGGAGAAGAGAGCGGGACACCTTCCGGGAGCAGCCAACATAGAGATGCAGAATTTTGTGAACGGTGATTATCATTTCAAGGAAGCCGAAGAGATCGTTGAGCTCCTTCAGAAACACGGCATAACGCCTGATAACGAGATAGTAGTCTATGACACGGCCGGAGTAAGGGCATCCTTTGTGACGATGGCTCTCCGCTATGCCGGATTCCACAAATCACAGTGCTATGACGAAGGTTTCCAGGCATGGGCAGGCAACGCGGAACTTCCGCTCGAGAGGGCAGAGTGA
- a CDS encoding mitochondrial fission ELM1 family protein, whose protein sequence is MSEGKSIRLIVILSDGIRGHLNQSRGVALWLSGMTGAEILETEVPILSGAARTRAKAAARKLVTGNRRDARDWLAMADGDAVVRRVGQWFAERDIREGTREVLLISAGSTPAPYNLALGYIWRCACATVMTPGVVGTDPFDFAIVPEHDYPERKPNVLVTLGSPNPIMKSELKKEGEALLKEFPPHSSKIWSILIGGDDGNYSVTPKWIKKYVGHIMKIAEQEGADLYITTSRRTPSGAAAELKYLASHSVAVRYLLIASESDFNPIPAMLGFSAEVFCTEDSVNMVSETVTGGHRAVLLRVEHKKGIKKILQDVTAWLVGVGALAPNMLWGIPRFDLVFEHFARHDALLEFREWIKKRHESFLVPQDEDERKMWEEFNEAKRAAGWIYENWQ, encoded by the coding sequence ATGAGCGAAGGCAAAAGCATCAGGCTGATAGTCATCCTGAGCGACGGCATCAGGGGCCATCTGAACCAGAGCCGCGGTGTTGCGCTCTGGCTGTCGGGTATGACAGGCGCCGAGATACTGGAAACAGAAGTTCCGATACTCAGCGGAGCTGCAAGGACCAGGGCGAAGGCCGCGGCGAGAAAACTGGTAACGGGAAACAGGAGAGACGCCAGGGACTGGCTTGCCATGGCTGACGGCGATGCAGTAGTCAGAAGGGTGGGGCAGTGGTTTGCAGAGAGGGACATACGTGAGGGCACAAGGGAAGTCCTGCTCATCTCAGCAGGCAGCACCCCCGCGCCATATAACCTGGCCCTTGGCTACATATGGAGATGTGCGTGCGCGACTGTAATGACTCCCGGTGTTGTAGGTACTGATCCTTTTGACTTTGCCATAGTACCTGAACATGATTATCCCGAGAGAAAGCCTAATGTGCTTGTAACGCTTGGATCTCCCAACCCGATCATGAAAAGTGAGCTAAAAAAAGAGGGCGAAGCGTTGCTTAAGGAATTTCCGCCCCATTCCTCAAAAATATGGTCGATCCTTATAGGCGGAGATGACGGGAACTATTCCGTTACTCCAAAATGGATAAAAAAATATGTCGGGCACATAATGAAAATAGCCGAGCAGGAGGGGGCCGACCTTTATATCACCACCTCCAGAAGGACCCCTTCAGGAGCAGCAGCAGAACTTAAATACTTAGCATCACACTCTGTTGCTGTCAGATACCTCCTTATCGCGTCCGAAAGCGATTTCAACCCTATTCCCGCAATGCTGGGCTTCTCGGCGGAAGTCTTTTGTACCGAAGACTCTGTCAACATGGTATCTGAGACAGTCACGGGAGGGCACAGGGCCGTTCTGTTAAGAGTAGAACACAAAAAAGGGATAAAAAAGATCCTTCAGGATGTGACGGCATGGCTCGTCGGAGTCGGTGCCCTGGCACCGAATATGCTGTGGGGCATCCCGAGGTTCGATCTTGTCTTTGAACATTTCGCAAGGCATGACGCCCTTCTTGAGTTCAGGGAGTGGATAAAAAAGAGGCACGAGAGTTTCCTGGTTCCTCAGGACGAAGATGAAAGAAAGATGTGGGAAGAATTCAACGAGGCAAAAAGAGCTGCAGGGTGGATATATGAGAACTGGCAATGA
- a CDS encoding threonine/serine dehydratase, with protein MAYEVTITDILLAARFLKNRTRQTPLEYSPALSKVAGGKVWLKLENQQIAGSFKPRGAFNRMFAMTQEERDKGVITCSSGNHAQGIAMAARDLKVKAVICVPGQCPQVKRESILEKGGEYVELRIIGTYYDEAEIESMKMAERENLVFISAFDDPYVSAGQGTVGLEMIRDEPELDVILCQISGAGLIRGVATAAKALRPGIKVWGVHAKANPAWPEAVKRGRVELTDEEVSLADALGGGACQNHLAFVLSELEGLIAVSEEDIARGIRFMFEKHHQLVEGAGAIAVAAALAGSVDLKDKRVGIVVSGGNIGEEKFLSAMNCGR; from the coding sequence ATGGCATATGAAGTTACGATAACAGATATCCTCCTTGCCGCAAGGTTCCTAAAAAACAGGACCAGACAAACGCCGCTTGAATACTCTCCGGCACTGAGCAAAGTTGCCGGCGGAAAGGTCTGGCTCAAGCTGGAGAACCAGCAGATCGCAGGATCTTTCAAACCGAGGGGCGCTTTCAACAGGATGTTTGCCATGACCCAGGAAGAGAGAGATAAGGGGGTCATAACCTGTTCAAGCGGGAACCATGCGCAGGGGATAGCAATGGCTGCGAGGGACCTTAAGGTAAAAGCAGTCATATGCGTTCCAGGCCAGTGCCCCCAGGTAAAGCGGGAATCCATACTTGAGAAGGGCGGCGAATATGTAGAACTCCGCATTATTGGCACATACTATGACGAGGCGGAGATAGAGAGCATGAAGATGGCCGAAAGAGAAAACCTGGTCTTTATCTCAGCGTTTGACGATCCCTATGTATCTGCAGGACAGGGGACGGTCGGACTGGAAATGATCCGGGATGAACCGGAGCTAGACGTCATACTCTGTCAGATAAGCGGAGCCGGACTGATACGCGGAGTCGCAACGGCTGCCAAGGCGCTGAGGCCCGGGATCAAAGTCTGGGGTGTTCATGCCAAGGCGAACCCCGCATGGCCTGAAGCTGTCAAAAGGGGCAGGGTAGAGCTTACGGACGAAGAGGTCAGCCTCGCTGACGCACTGGGCGGCGGAGCATGTCAGAACCATCTGGCTTTTGTCCTCAGTGAACTGGAGGGGCTCATAGCTGTCTCAGAAGAGGATATAGCCAGGGGGATCCGCTTTATGTTCGAAAAGCACCATCAGCTCGTCGAGGGGGCGGGCGCCATTGCGGTCGCGGCTGCACTTGCCGGAAGCGTCGACCTTAAGGACAAAAGGGTCGGAATAGTTGTCTCCGGAGGCAATATCGGAGAGGAAAAATTTCTGTCCGCTATGAATTGCGGAAGATAG
- a CDS encoding threonine/serine dehydratase, with protein sequence MNILPIDPGITDVVKAYRFLKNRVRHTPTEYSFPLSEICGAPVYIKWENQQLCGSFKLRGALYKMNSLTPEERAKGVVTCSSGNHGQGVALAAKELGIRTQIFVPNVCPETKKSAIKRRGGEYVELVVTSGDYDFAEHSAHEQADRTGMTYVSSFEDATVISGQGTAGFEMFTDEPDIGLLIIPAGGGGLMNGIAIAAKGLNPDVEIWGVQSVASNPWVVSWADGIVKEVEYLETLADGLAGYIPQSLLSLAKKRVAGILEITEEDIAKAIAFLHREHHQIVEGAGAVGVAALLAGKIDPKGRKTGIVISGGNIDEEKLKDILTRY encoded by the coding sequence TTGAACATACTACCGATCGATCCGGGCATTACTGATGTTGTCAAGGCATACCGTTTCCTGAAAAACCGCGTCAGGCACACTCCCACAGAATATTCATTCCCGCTGAGCGAGATATGCGGCGCGCCTGTTTACATCAAATGGGAAAACCAGCAGCTCTGCGGCTCTTTCAAATTGAGAGGCGCCCTCTATAAGATGAATTCCCTTACTCCTGAAGAACGGGCTAAAGGCGTCGTGACATGTTCCAGTGGGAACCACGGACAGGGAGTCGCGCTTGCAGCTAAAGAACTCGGGATCAGGACACAGATCTTCGTCCCTAACGTATGCCCGGAAACAAAAAAGTCCGCGATAAAGAGAAGGGGCGGCGAGTACGTCGAACTTGTGGTGACCAGCGGGGATTATGATTTTGCAGAGCATTCCGCGCACGAACAGGCTGATAGAACGGGAATGACCTATGTCTCCTCTTTTGAGGATGCGACGGTGATCTCCGGACAGGGCACCGCGGGATTTGAAATGTTCACAGATGAGCCCGACATCGGACTTCTTATCATACCGGCGGGCGGGGGCGGACTGATGAATGGGATAGCGATAGCCGCAAAAGGGCTGAACCCGGACGTCGAGATATGGGGTGTTCAGTCAGTCGCCTCAAATCCATGGGTGGTCTCATGGGCCGACGGCATCGTAAAAGAAGTGGAATACCTTGAGACCCTGGCTGACGGGCTTGCAGGCTACATACCTCAAAGCCTGCTCTCCCTTGCGAAAAAACGCGTGGCCGGCATCCTTGAGATAACAGAGGAAGACATTGCAAAAGCCATTGCATTCCTGCACAGAGAACACCATCAGATAGTTGAGGGTGCAGGCGCAGTGGGAGTCGCGGCCCTTCTCGCAGGAAAGATCGACCCTAAAGGAAGAAAGACGGGGATAGTAATTTCGGGGGGGAACATCGACGAGGAAAAGCTAAAGGATATCCTCACCAGATATTGA